Proteins co-encoded in one Candidatus Poribacteria bacterium genomic window:
- a CDS encoding amidohydrolase family protein: protein MESKDTPNFVQAGVKAIDCDIHNEVPTLQTLFPYMSDFWCDYCSTSGFRGPDANDYPRQAPLTTHPDAPSPWDVDLEQVREHLLDAWNLEYGILNCAYRVQSVHNPDLAEAIAQAVNDWQMEHWLDPEPRLRASLVIPSQLPDLAAKEIERVGGHPGFVQAILPVRSRIPYGNRIHHPIYEAAVRNNLAIGIHYGGAPGTQPSATGWPSTFVEEYSGMTQVFQAQVISLVAEGVFDQFPELRVVLIESGFTWLPAVMWRIDKEWRGLRSNTPWVKRPPSEYMRKHIRFTLQPIDAPPTPTQLLQIIGQLESDEMLMFSTDYPHWQFNTPNDAFPTELPGTLARKILHENARAFYQL, encoded by the coding sequence ATGGAAAGTAAGGATACCCCGAATTTTGTCCAAGCAGGGGTTAAGGCGATTGACTGCGATATCCATAACGAAGTTCCAACCTTACAGACCCTTTTCCCTTACATGTCTGATTTTTGGTGCGACTATTGTAGTACCTCCGGCTTTAGAGGTCCCGATGCAAATGATTATCCGCGTCAGGCACCGCTAACGACACATCCCGACGCACCGTCTCCGTGGGATGTGGACCTCGAACAGGTCCGTGAACACCTACTTGATGCTTGGAATCTCGAATACGGTATTCTCAATTGTGCCTATCGCGTGCAAAGCGTCCACAACCCGGACCTCGCTGAAGCTATCGCGCAGGCGGTAAACGATTGGCAGATGGAACATTGGCTCGATCCCGAACCCCGACTCCGTGCTTCCCTTGTGATTCCGAGTCAACTTCCAGATCTCGCTGCTAAGGAAATTGAGAGAGTGGGCGGTCATCCGGGGTTTGTCCAAGCGATACTCCCTGTCCGTTCACGTATCCCTTATGGTAACCGCATTCATCATCCGATTTACGAAGCCGCCGTCCGAAATAACCTCGCTATCGGCATCCATTACGGCGGTGCTCCGGGTACTCAGCCCTCAGCGACGGGTTGGCCCTCCACATTTGTAGAGGAATATAGCGGGATGACACAGGTCTTCCAAGCCCAGGTGATTAGCCTCGTTGCGGAAGGCGTTTTCGACCAGTTCCCTGAACTACGGGTCGTTCTGATTGAAAGTGGTTTTACGTGGCTTCCCGCTGTTATGTGGCGGATTGATAAAGAGTGGCGGGGCCTCCGAAGCAACACACCGTGGGTGAAACGTCCGCCCTCCGAATACATGCGTAAGCACATACGGTTTACCTTACAACCGATTGATGCACCACCGACACCGACACAACTTCTTCAGATTATCGGGCAATTGGAATCTGATGAAATGCTAATGTTTTCAACGGATTATCCGCATTGGCAGTTCAATACGCCTAATGATGCTTTCCCGACAGAACTACCGGGCACACTCGCTCGTAAAATTCTACACGAGAACGCCCGTGCCTTCTATCAACTCTAG
- a CDS encoding phytanoyl-CoA dioxygenase family protein, translating into MGILTQTQRKQWKTEGYLVLKGVLAPEEVQALKTTVDEMDAEFRKGENVTADSAFDKRNVMEDNDIFVDLMDHPATFPIVRELMGDYIQLSMSEAIVRPPNPKDQGYLHTDGGQAMRTIRVSRSSSPLQVKIHYFLTDLEEPDSGNFTVVPGSHNRTFPETGVKDGPYIPEAVQLCVKAGDAAVFPHALWHGVVANRSEHARKTLIYCYSHHCFRPFDYEKVSPELMERCTPRQRRLIGDIGDWRPGSYFYSPGDQEKLISGLEEG; encoded by the coding sequence ATGGGGATTTTGACGCAAACGCAGCGTAAACAGTGGAAGACAGAGGGGTACCTCGTTTTGAAAGGGGTGCTCGCTCCTGAAGAAGTCCAAGCCTTGAAAACAACTGTAGATGAAATGGATGCAGAGTTTCGGAAAGGCGAAAATGTCACTGCCGATTCTGCTTTCGACAAGCGAAATGTGATGGAAGACAACGACATTTTCGTAGATCTGATGGATCATCCGGCGACATTTCCGATCGTGCGTGAGTTGATGGGGGATTATATCCAACTGAGTATGTCGGAGGCGATCGTGCGTCCCCCGAATCCGAAAGACCAAGGGTATCTACACACGGACGGCGGGCAGGCGATGCGAACCATTCGGGTTAGCAGATCGAGTTCACCCCTGCAAGTCAAAATCCATTATTTTTTGACGGATCTTGAGGAGCCGGACAGTGGTAACTTCACGGTTGTGCCGGGGAGCCATAACCGGACGTTTCCAGAAACGGGTGTCAAGGACGGTCCCTATATTCCTGAAGCGGTGCAGCTATGTGTGAAAGCAGGAGATGCCGCTGTCTTTCCGCACGCGTTGTGGCACGGGGTTGTCGCAAACCGCTCGGAACACGCTCGGAAAACACTAATTTATTGCTACAGCCATCACTGTTTCCGTCCGTTCGATTACGAAAAGGTGTCTCCTGAACTTATGGAGCGATGCACGCCGCGTCAACGTCGGTTAATCGGAGATATCGGGGATTGGAGACCGGGATCTTATTTCTATTCGCCGGGTGATCAGGAAAAATTAATCAGCGGGCTGGAGGAAGGTTAG
- a CDS encoding Rieske (2Fe-2S) protein, whose translation MPKYVVATPDEIPPGERKIVDIGGRSIGVFNIDGEYFAIRNSCPHQGGPLCSGLVTGFLESSAPGSYHYTRQGEILRCPWHSWEFDIKTGQSWWSPAQRRVRKYEVQVESGEDIEASNSGPEKGPYVADTFPVTVEQQYVVIEID comes from the coding sequence ATGCCTAAATACGTAGTAGCAACCCCAGATGAGATTCCTCCCGGTGAACGTAAGATCGTCGATATCGGCGGTCGTTCCATCGGCGTTTTTAATATCGATGGCGAATATTTCGCTATCCGTAATAGTTGCCCACATCAAGGCGGTCCCCTATGCAGTGGACTCGTCACTGGCTTTTTAGAATCCTCCGCACCGGGCAGTTATCACTATACCCGACAAGGTGAAATTCTCCGATGCCCATGGCACAGTTGGGAATTCGACATCAAAACAGGACAGTCTTGGTGGAGTCCCGCCCAACGGCGTGTCAGAAAGTACGAAGTCCAGGTCGAGAGCGGTGAGGACATCGAAGCGTCCAATTCTGGACCCGAAAAAGGTCCTTACGTCGCCGATACCTTCCCCGTCACCGTTGAACAACAGTACGTTGTCATCGAAATCGATTAG
- a CDS encoding amidohydrolase produces the protein MENTATKRSKFSVIDCDVHNSVPPGGLSPYLSERWQEHYKTFGLRGRIGGYYPRALLNAARRDAWPPSGLSPGADLGFMQAQLLDAFDIEYGVLTPLMPVGEQLNLEFGDALARAVNDWQVADWVEVDPRLRASIVPPYEDGDLAAAEVHRCGPNPAFVQLLLLARTRDPLGNRRYWKMYEAACEYDLPIAIHFGGNQGIITGAGWPSYYIEDHGGMPQAFHTQVISFVMEGVFERFPTLKIVLIEGGFAWLPPLMWRLDATWERLRIEVPDLKRKPSEYIRDHFWLSTQPMEEPPKREYFEQMLEQMDMNDKLMFASDYPHWDFDSPDRALPSFLKPELRRKILADNARELYAFDKL, from the coding sequence ATGGAAAACACAGCGACGAAACGTTCTAAATTCTCGGTGATTGATTGCGACGTCCACAATTCCGTTCCACCCGGCGGGTTGTCTCCTTACCTATCCGAACGATGGCAGGAACATTACAAGACTTTCGGGCTCCGTGGCCGCATCGGTGGCTACTATCCGCGTGCACTCCTCAATGCCGCACGGCGGGACGCATGGCCCCCCTCAGGACTCTCTCCGGGTGCAGATTTGGGGTTCATGCAGGCGCAATTGTTGGACGCATTCGATATTGAGTACGGCGTGCTTACCCCGCTTATGCCTGTTGGTGAACAGTTGAATCTTGAATTTGGTGATGCACTCGCACGGGCAGTCAACGATTGGCAGGTCGCCGATTGGGTGGAAGTTGACCCACGCCTACGCGCCTCTATTGTTCCCCCCTATGAGGATGGAGATCTTGCGGCTGCGGAGGTCCATCGCTGCGGTCCCAACCCAGCGTTTGTTCAGCTCTTGCTCCTCGCACGGACAAGGGATCCCCTTGGAAACCGAAGATACTGGAAAATGTACGAAGCCGCTTGTGAGTATGACTTACCCATCGCTATCCACTTTGGAGGCAATCAGGGTATCATTACAGGTGCCGGGTGGCCCTCCTATTACATTGAAGATCATGGCGGTATGCCACAAGCCTTCCATACCCAAGTCATCAGTTTCGTCATGGAAGGTGTATTTGAGCGTTTTCCGACACTCAAAATTGTCCTCATTGAAGGTGGATTCGCATGGCTTCCACCGCTGATGTGGCGACTTGACGCCACATGGGAGCGGCTACGCATAGAGGTGCCCGACCTTAAACGGAAACCCTCGGAATACATCCGAGATCACTTCTGGCTCAGCACACAACCGATGGAAGAGCCACCGAAACGCGAGTATTTCGAGCAGATGCTTGAGCAGATGGACATGAATGACAAACTCATGTTCGCCAGCGATTACCCGCATTGGGATTTCGATTCACCTGACCGTGCTTTACCCAGTTTCCTGAAGCCGGAACTGCGTCGCAAGATCTTAGCGGACAACGCCCGCGAGCTTTACGCATTTGATAAACTGTAG
- a CDS encoding sigma-70 family RNA polymerase sigma factor has protein sequence MMDLKDHPTLDYLDTDGNDELGYEDEMAEIVAAGTSYTDDSVKVYMREMGKFQLLDKEQEVELAKQIEAGHRRAHEATFGTALALTEVRKLLYKIVTAKKRASDIIDMPVSSTSTQNKERKLREQVKKALDVLENLEMERLAAMPLPTAKNGGKTAGKSKTRTNLIKTLEELKIDREEISKISDRVKQAEYQISTWESEIQYLQQTHNIPDEWLNGRNGTERQFETDAAKVAYVNIVRLQRSIRQHMTEIGVSREQLKTLTQQIDKGESEAQDAKMAIVEANLRLVVSIAKKHRHRASGLEFLDLIQEGNIGLMRAVDKFDYQRGYKFSTYATWWIRQGITRAIADQGRTIRIPVHMHERINKIRRVQRSLLQELGTEPSAEQIAADLRISTSKVNEALAVAPETASLDTPIGEEDENPLGAFIMDVDSPSPVQEAELNILKEQIQEVLSELNERERKVISLRFGIEDGYPRTLEEVGNIFEVTRERIRQIEAKALRKLRHPRRSRKLRDFVH, from the coding sequence ATGATGGATTTAAAGGATCATCCTACTCTTGATTATCTGGATACTGACGGTAATGATGAACTCGGATACGAAGATGAAATGGCAGAAATAGTCGCCGCGGGTACAAGTTACACGGACGATTCTGTGAAGGTATACATGCGCGAGATGGGAAAATTTCAACTGCTTGATAAGGAGCAAGAGGTTGAACTCGCTAAGCAGATTGAGGCAGGACATCGCAGGGCTCATGAAGCAACCTTTGGCACAGCACTCGCTCTTACCGAAGTCCGGAAACTTCTCTATAAAATCGTCACGGCTAAAAAACGTGCCTCTGATATTATCGATATGCCGGTTTCCAGCACCTCGACCCAGAATAAGGAGCGCAAATTACGAGAACAGGTTAAAAAAGCATTGGATGTACTTGAAAACTTGGAGATGGAACGTCTCGCCGCTATGCCACTTCCTACTGCTAAGAATGGAGGGAAAACCGCTGGAAAATCGAAAACCCGTACCAATCTCATTAAGACGCTTGAAGAACTTAAGATTGACCGGGAGGAGATTAGCAAAATTTCTGACCGCGTCAAGCAAGCTGAATATCAGATTAGCACTTGGGAAAGTGAAATCCAATACCTTCAGCAGACACATAATATCCCTGATGAATGGCTCAACGGAAGGAACGGAACGGAGCGTCAATTTGAAACCGACGCTGCAAAAGTTGCCTATGTAAACATTGTTCGGTTACAACGCAGTATCCGCCAGCACATGACCGAAATTGGTGTTTCACGAGAACAGCTCAAGACCCTCACACAGCAGATTGATAAGGGTGAATCCGAAGCACAGGACGCAAAGATGGCGATTGTTGAAGCGAACCTCCGACTTGTTGTCAGTATTGCAAAGAAGCATAGGCACCGCGCATCGGGACTCGAATTTCTCGACTTAATCCAGGAGGGAAATATCGGTTTGATGCGAGCAGTCGACAAATTTGATTATCAGCGCGGATATAAATTTAGCACCTACGCCACATGGTGGATCCGACAAGGTATCACACGGGCCATCGCTGACCAAGGACGCACGATCCGCATCCCCGTTCACATGCACGAACGAATTAACAAAATAAGACGTGTGCAACGCTCACTCTTACAGGAGTTAGGCACTGAACCCTCGGCTGAACAGATCGCCGCCGATCTCAGGATTTCCACCAGTAAGGTCAATGAGGCTTTGGCGGTCGCTCCTGAAACAGCCTCTTTAGACACTCCCATCGGTGAAGAAGATGAGAATCCTCTTGGGGCTTTCATTATGGATGTTGACTCTCCTTCCCCTGTCCAAGAAGCGGAATTGAATATACTCAAAGAGCAGATTCAAGAAGTCCTTTCTGAACTAAATGAACGCGAAAGAAAGGTGATTTCTCTCCGTTTTGGGATTGAGGATGGCTATCCAAGGACGCTTGAAGAGGTTGGCAATATCTTTGAAGTAACACGGGAACGGATCCGGCAAATTGAAGCGAAAGCACTTCGGAAGTTAAGACACCCAAGACGAAGCCGTAAACTCCGAGATTTTGTTCATTAA